From a region of the Pochonia chlamydosporia 170 chromosome Unknown PCv3seq00015, whole genome shotgun sequence genome:
- a CDS encoding reverse transcriptase (similar to Metarhizium robertsii ARSEF 23 XP_007816557.1) has product MAMVISQPATPERSAGAQLDQQYPDSVNFRARQQLLKTGPPVTLQPFQPTSSPTRSLTAYDRDRGHRRNRRLGKGTQDSTTNRFAALAEEDDATETPTPVFDLEAETEEIIKTQKERLDIRAKVLRTYAEAITACTRKFTTGYGLHIANEFQNTLLRHWNQVVRAEEPLIPENKNSPAPSSLTGTNKATPPAPDSRENTRTDKLVSFDNIAENVSRQAPGDVHVQPHRRQNTTIADRTDRRVLLRLKSGSSFFEKGLQIRLALKDKLAIASQDIQDIKPTNTGWAIVARNEKIQQLILEKQNEWGLCIDLDIAEKQIPWHTYLIKNFPKTIHSWDGTLLDFETTIEEEIEAQTGQKPERWHVSQKPNNEDPTRATLVISFLKPLNSNFRLLGQGNYSFKLTKPKKLSQCTHCWNFHPPTRCTATKVCVRCGIKDNAHSADRCDNTTKCANCCGAHEANYENCYARPQKLRGNFQKLSKTQLIYARQLGQEDFKRKNNTQQTDSDQPPLAEEGDEDARPLQDAEMSGTEPIQTTQAPETHSVNIVDHEEREVGTPQCGK; this is encoded by the coding sequence CCAGCAGCCCAACCCGTAGCCTTACAGCATACGACAGGGACAGAGGACACCGCCGCAATAGACGACTGGGCAAAGGCACCCAAGacagcacaaccaacagGTTTGCAGCCCTTGCAGAAGAGGATGACGCCACAGAAACGCCTACCCCAGTTTTCGATCTGGAAGCTGAGACGGAAGAAATCATCAAGACACAGAaggagagacttgacatACGCGCTAAGGTCCTCAGAACCTACGCAGAAGCAATAACAGCCTGCACGCGAAAATTCACCACGGGTTACGGACTACATATTGCCAATGAGTTTCAGAACACCCTCCTCCGACATTGGAACCAGGTTGTACGCGCAGAAGAACCGCTCATACCAGAAAATAAGAACAGCCCCGCTCCAAGCTCACTCACAGGGACAAACAAAGCTACGCCGCCAGCGCCGGACTCCAGAGAAAACACCAGAACCGACAAGTTGGTGAGCTTCGACAACATCGCGGAAAATGTCTCACGCCAGGCACCAGGGGATGTGCACGTGCAACcccaccgccgccaaaacaCAACTATTGCGGATCGCACCGATCGCAGGGTCCTTCTCCGCTTGAAGAGtggctcctccttcttcgagaAGGGCTTACAGATCCGCCTTGCACTAAAGGACAAGCTCGCTATTGCATCCCAGgacatccaagacatcaagccAACAAATACAGGATGGGCAATTGTGGCCCGGAACGAGAAAATTCAGCAGCTCATCCTGGAAAAGCAGAACGAATGGGGCCTATGTATCGACCTAGATATTGCAGAGAAACAAATCCCATGGCACACCTACCTGATCAAGAACTTCCCCAAGACTATCCACTCTTGGGACGGCACCCTTCTGGACTTCGAGACAACGATTGAAGAAGAGATTGAAGCCCAAACAGGGCAAAAGCCAGAACGATGGCATGTCTCACAAAAGCCCAATAATGAGGATCCGACCAGAGCAACACTGGTCATCTCATTCCTTAAGCCGCTGAACAGCAACTTCCGGCTACTCGGACAGGGAAACTACTCCTTTAAACTCACCAAACCAAAGAAACTGTCTCAGTGCACCCACTGTTGGAACTTTCACCCGCCAACTCGCTGCACCGCTACAAAAGTCTGTGTTCGCTGTGGCATCAAGGATAATGCGCACAGCGCTGACAGGTGCGACAATACGACAAAATGCGCGAACTGCTGTGGCGCACATGAAGCCAACTACGAGAACTGCTACGCCCGTCCACAGAAACTTCGCGGCAATTTCCAGAAACTCTCAAAGACTCAGCTTATCTACGCCAGGCAACTAGGACAAGAAGACTTCAAACGAAAGAACAATACACAGCAAACTGACAGTGACCAACCCCCCCTTGCTGAGGAGGGTGATGAAGACGCCCGCCCGCTACAGGATGCCGAGATGAGCGGCACAGAGCCAATTCAGACAACCCAGGCCCCAGAAACACACTCAGTAAATATTGTTGATCACGAAGAGAGAGAAGTAGGTACCCCacagtgtggtaaataa